Proteins encoded together in one Streptomyces sp. NBC_01216 window:
- a CDS encoding peptidoglycan D,D-transpeptidase FtsI family protein: MNKTIRHASVFSLLLVLALLGRATWVQAYEGKALADDQHNRRNIMARYAQPLGNIVVAGTPVTGSVRTENGDLAYKRDHTDGELYAAVTGYSSQAYGATQLEGIYADVLDGTDSRLQNPLEALTGERQQPGDVLTTIDPDVQKAGYQALGSKKGAAVALDPKTGRVLGMVSTPSYDPSKIAGLTDGSTWEELTTDADKPLVNRALRQPLPPGSTFKLVVAAAALEQGRYASVDTPTDSPNPYTLPGTRTVLKNENASAPCENATLRTALRYSCNNVFAKLAVDLGQDEVRAMAEKFGFDDTERDVPVRAYPSVYPSGMDEAQTALSGIGQFDVTATPLQMAMVSAVIADDGLLASPHMVSKVVDSDGDTLRSFEDGDTRRVVSSETAEQLRSAMVTVVEQGTGGNAAIPGAEVGGKTGTAQHGENNSKTPYAWFTSYAEDPDTGEKVAVAVLIEDSGAARSEVSGNGLAAPVARAMMKAALA; encoded by the coding sequence ATGAACAAGACGATCAGGCACGCCTCGGTCTTCTCGCTGCTCCTGGTCCTCGCCCTGCTGGGCCGGGCCACCTGGGTGCAGGCGTACGAAGGCAAGGCCCTCGCGGACGACCAGCACAACCGGCGGAACATCATGGCGCGGTACGCGCAGCCGCTCGGGAACATCGTCGTGGCCGGCACACCGGTCACCGGCTCGGTGAGAACGGAGAACGGCGACCTCGCCTACAAGCGCGACCACACCGACGGCGAGCTCTACGCGGCGGTCACCGGCTACAGCTCGCAGGCGTACGGCGCCACGCAGCTGGAGGGCATCTACGCGGACGTCCTGGACGGTACCGACAGCCGGCTGCAGAACCCGCTGGAGGCACTCACCGGCGAGCGGCAACAGCCCGGCGACGTGCTCACCACGATCGATCCGGACGTCCAGAAGGCCGGCTACCAGGCGCTCGGCTCCAAGAAGGGCGCGGCGGTCGCCCTCGACCCGAAGACGGGCCGCGTCCTCGGCATGGTGTCCACGCCCAGCTACGACCCGTCGAAGATCGCCGGTCTGACGGACGGCTCGACGTGGGAGGAACTGACCACGGACGCGGACAAGCCGCTGGTCAACCGGGCGCTGCGGCAGCCGCTGCCGCCCGGGTCGACCTTCAAGCTGGTCGTCGCCGCCGCGGCCCTGGAGCAGGGCAGGTACGCCTCGGTCGACACGCCGACCGACAGTCCGAACCCTTACACCCTGCCGGGCACCCGGACCGTACTGAAGAACGAGAACGCCTCCGCCCCCTGCGAGAACGCCACGCTGCGCACCGCGCTGCGGTACTCCTGCAACAACGTCTTCGCCAAGCTTGCCGTCGACCTCGGCCAGGACGAGGTGAGGGCGATGGCCGAGAAGTTCGGCTTCGACGACACCGAGCGGGACGTGCCCGTGCGCGCCTATCCGAGCGTGTACCCGTCAGGCATGGACGAGGCGCAGACGGCGCTGAGCGGCATCGGCCAGTTCGACGTGACGGCCACCCCGCTCCAGATGGCGATGGTGTCCGCGGTGATCGCCGACGACGGGCTGTTGGCGTCCCCGCACATGGTCTCGAAGGTGGTCGACTCGGACGGCGACACACTCCGGTCCTTCGAGGACGGGGACACCCGGCGGGTGGTGTCGTCCGAGACGGCCGAGCAGTTGCGCAGCGCCATGGTGACCGTGGTCGAACAGGGGACCGGCGGCAACGCGGCGATCCCCGGCGCCGAGGTGGGCGGCAAGACGGGCACCGCGCAGCACGGCGAGAACAACAGCAAGACGCCCTACGCCTGGTTCACGTCCTACGCCGAGGACCCGGACACCGGCGAGAAGGTCGCGGTCGCCGTCCTGATCGAGGATTCGGGCGCGGCCCGCTCCGAGGTCAGCGGCAACGGACTGGCCGCCCCGGTGGCCCGGGCGATGATGAAGGCCGCGCTGGCCTGA
- a CDS encoding TerD family protein: MTPGSNIPLSAARVAVDVAAPVRLDVSGLLLTADGKVRSDDDFIFYNQPAGPGVAYRSGGGTAPDAIVVDTGALPAGIEKIVVTASPDAAGQTFQGIEPTATIRDADDGRALATFTPPQLGAETALVVVEIYQRNGAWKARAVGQGYANGLAGIATDFGVSVDEEPATTPAAVPPAPATPPVDPRVAATPPMPATPPAAPPAAAAGGKINLDKGRVSLRKNQTVSLVKGGRPLLSQVKMGLGWEPASRGKDIDLDASVIAYGPQRNHLDSCYFGKLSILNGAIKHSGDNLTGEGAGDDEVIVVDLGRLPADATGLVFTVNSFSGQKFTEVTKAYCRLLDAASGEELVRFDLTTAEPQTGVMMAKLVKQFSGEWEMTAIGDFVKSRTVRGMVKPGAQAL; this comes from the coding sequence ATGACCCCCGGCTCGAACATCCCTCTCTCCGCTGCTCGCGTGGCGGTGGACGTCGCCGCTCCGGTGCGGCTCGACGTTTCGGGCCTGCTGCTCACCGCCGACGGCAAGGTGCGCTCGGACGACGACTTCATCTTCTACAACCAGCCGGCCGGACCCGGCGTGGCCTACCGCTCCGGCGGCGGCACAGCCCCGGACGCGATCGTCGTGGACACCGGCGCCCTGCCCGCCGGCATCGAGAAGATCGTCGTGACCGCCAGCCCCGACGCGGCGGGCCAGACCTTCCAGGGCATCGAGCCCACGGCGACCATCCGGGACGCCGACGACGGCCGCGCGCTCGCCACCTTCACCCCGCCGCAGCTCGGCGCGGAGACGGCCTTGGTGGTCGTCGAGATCTACCAGCGCAACGGCGCGTGGAAGGCCCGCGCGGTGGGCCAGGGATACGCGAACGGGCTGGCCGGCATCGCCACCGACTTCGGTGTCTCCGTCGACGAGGAGCCCGCCACCACCCCGGCGGCGGTACCCCCGGCCCCCGCCACGCCCCCGGTCGACCCCCGGGTCGCCGCGACGCCGCCGATGCCCGCCACTCCCCCGGCGGCCCCGCCGGCCGCGGCGGCCGGCGGCAAGATCAACCTCGACAAGGGCCGGGTCAGCCTCCGGAAGAATCAGACCGTCTCCCTGGTCAAGGGCGGCCGGCCGCTGCTCTCCCAGGTCAAGATGGGCCTCGGCTGGGAGCCCGCATCGCGCGGGAAGGACATCGACCTCGATGCCTCGGTCATCGCCTACGGGCCGCAGCGCAACCACCTGGACAGCTGCTACTTCGGCAAACTCTCGATCCTGAACGGCGCGATCAAGCACTCCGGCGACAACCTGACCGGCGAGGGCGCCGGCGACGACGAGGTCATCGTGGTCGACCTGGGCCGTCTCCCGGCCGATGCCACCGGTCTGGTCTTCACGGTGAACTCCTTCTCCGGCCAGAAGTTCACCGAGGTGACCAAGGCGTACTGCCGGCTGCTGGACGCGGCGAGCGGCGAGGAGCTGGTCCGCTTCGACCTGACGACCGCCGAACCGCAGACGGGCGTGATGATGGCCAAGCTCGTCAAGCAGTTCTCGGGCGAGTGGGAGATGACGGCGATCGGTGACTTCGTGAAGTCCCGCACCGTGCGCGGCATGGTGAAGCCCGGCGCCCAGGCTCTGTAG
- a CDS encoding cupin domain-containing protein yields the protein MNEITTPGSFAPLLTRATDAETTADPSSVMTLLADSDTTGGLLTSYRSSFAEGAVGAPAHFHTKASELFFVLGGSLQVLVGEEVTVLEEGDFLLVPPHTPHAFAAAPGAEADVLFVFTPGMARFDYLRLLGRVMRGEAGFEEIEESSERFDNHYVDSPVWRKAIAERG from the coding sequence ATGAACGAGATCACCACGCCGGGGTCCTTCGCCCCGTTGCTGACCCGTGCCACCGATGCCGAGACCACCGCCGACCCGAGCAGCGTGATGACCCTGCTGGCCGATTCCGACACGACCGGCGGGCTGCTCACCAGCTACCGCTCGTCCTTCGCGGAAGGCGCCGTCGGCGCCCCGGCGCACTTCCACACCAAGGCGTCGGAGCTGTTCTTCGTGCTCGGCGGTTCGCTCCAGGTGCTGGTCGGCGAGGAGGTCACGGTGCTGGAGGAGGGGGACTTCCTCCTCGTGCCGCCGCACACCCCGCACGCGTTCGCGGCGGCCCCGGGGGCCGAGGCCGACGTCCTCTTCGTCTTCACGCCCGGGATGGCCCGCTTCGACTACCTGCGCCTGCTGGGCCGGGTGATGCGCGGCGAGGCGGGCTTCGAGGAGATCGAGGAGTCCTCGGAGCGCTTCGACAACCACTACGTCGACAGCCCGGTCTGGCGGAAGGCGATCGCCGAGCGCGGCTGA
- a CDS encoding GNAT family N-acetyltransferase: MSDLAYRVAGPSDQSALDGLDDSFDTDHVYEVAAGDIGFGLRLVPVDPPLVKVFAEDAEDPGDGPDGGDAGHDGAAGVHEIVAVHSDGTLLGVVTVAHQRWNRRLVVRRITVDPAHRGRGIGGELMRRALAHGRERGARTAWLEVSSVNVPAVRAYRRMGFRLCGLDTTLYTGTPSEGETALFMARPLG; this comes from the coding sequence ATGAGTGACCTTGCATACCGTGTCGCGGGGCCTTCCGACCAATCCGCTCTCGACGGGCTCGACGACTCCTTCGACACCGACCACGTTTACGAGGTCGCGGCGGGCGACATCGGCTTCGGGCTCCGGCTCGTCCCCGTCGACCCGCCGCTGGTCAAGGTGTTCGCCGAGGATGCCGAGGACCCCGGAGACGGTCCGGACGGGGGAGACGCCGGCCACGACGGCGCCGCGGGTGTGCACGAGATCGTCGCCGTCCACTCCGACGGCACGCTCCTCGGCGTCGTCACGGTCGCCCACCAACGGTGGAACCGGCGCCTCGTCGTCCGGCGGATCACCGTCGACCCCGCTCACCGCGGCCGGGGCATCGGTGGCGAACTGATGCGCCGAGCCCTGGCCCACGGTCGCGAACGGGGCGCCCGGACCGCCTGGCTGGAGGTCAGCAGCGTGAACGTCCCGGCGGTGCGAGCCTATCGGCGGATGGGGTTCCGGCTCTGCGGACTGGACACCACCCTCTACACCGGCACCCCGTCCGAGGGTGAGACCGCCCTGTTCATGGCCAGGCCGCTCGGCTGA
- a CDS encoding aminotransferase class V-fold PLP-dependent enzyme yields MDVTHPLGGAEFAPRNTYLNTSTCGLLPRRTIEAVTLLAEETADGRPDGAGSFDIVAEARATYARLVGVHSDRVAVGSSVSVHVGLIAQSMPAGAEILFAEGDFSSVITPFTVRGDLRARFVPLERLAESVRPETALVAFSSVQSADGRTADLPAVRAAAAAHGARTLLDATQSAGWLPLRAGEWDYTVAGGYKYLLCPRGASFLTVTEEAQDSLLPIHAGWVTGEELWTNSYGPVRELARSARRFDEPPAFLSYHGAARSLALLEETGIERIEQHNKALAARFREGLTALGHAPVPDVSGVVGIPGMGDRQDDLRKSGILLSARAGNLRASFHLYNSVGDVDRALEALAG; encoded by the coding sequence ATGGACGTCACACACCCTCTCGGCGGCGCCGAGTTCGCGCCCCGGAACACCTACCTCAACACCTCCACCTGCGGGTTGCTGCCTCGCCGGACGATCGAGGCGGTCACCCTGCTCGCCGAGGAGACGGCGGACGGGCGGCCGGACGGCGCCGGCAGCTTCGACATCGTCGCCGAAGCCCGCGCCACCTACGCCCGGCTCGTCGGCGTCCACTCCGACCGGGTCGCCGTCGGAAGTTCGGTCTCCGTCCACGTCGGCCTGATCGCGCAGTCCATGCCGGCCGGGGCCGAGATCCTCTTCGCCGAAGGCGACTTCAGCTCGGTCATCACCCCGTTCACCGTCCGCGGTGACCTCAGGGCACGCTTCGTCCCGCTGGAACGGCTCGCGGAGTCCGTTCGTCCCGAGACCGCGCTCGTCGCCTTCTCCAGCGTGCAGTCCGCCGACGGCCGCACGGCCGACCTTCCGGCCGTGCGCGCCGCCGCGGCGGCGCACGGCGCCCGCACCCTCCTGGACGCCACGCAGTCGGCGGGCTGGCTGCCGCTGCGGGCGGGAGAGTGGGACTACACGGTGGCCGGCGGCTACAAGTACCTGCTCTGCCCGCGCGGTGCCTCGTTCCTCACCGTCACCGAGGAGGCGCAGGACTCACTGCTCCCGATCCACGCGGGCTGGGTCACCGGCGAGGAGCTGTGGACCAACAGCTACGGTCCGGTGCGTGAACTGGCCCGCTCCGCACGGCGGTTCGACGAGCCGCCGGCCTTCCTCTCGTACCACGGGGCGGCTCGCTCGCTCGCCCTGCTCGAGGAGACCGGCATCGAGCGGATCGAGCAGCACAACAAGGCGCTCGCGGCCCGCTTCCGCGAGGGACTCACCGCCCTGGGCCACGCGCCGGTGCCGGACGTCTCCGGCGTCGTCGGCATCCCCGGCATGGGTGACCGCCAGGACGACCTGCGGAAGTCCGGCATCCTGCTCTCCGCCCGCGCGGGCAACCTGCGCGCGTCCTTCCACCTGTACAACTCCGTCGGGGACGTGGACCGCGCACTGGAGGCGCTGGCCGGCTGA
- a CDS encoding alkaline phosphatase PhoX yields the protein MPLNRREFAKRSAASGAGLALTGAVGALATAPEALAAADDRHGHGHGHRLGYGELVEDPLGVLALPAGFTYRVITRSGVTKLESGEFTPSNHDGTATFEGRRGVTLLVNNHELKGPRSKWAYPVPLTEGLVYDPAAAGGCTVVEVHRDGSVAEWVGIAGTSTNCAGGRTPWGTWLTCEENSDRAGENGMTKDHGYVFEVDPHDRRANRDPRPVKAFGRYDHEAVVIDPRTGHAYLTEDDSKPNGLLFRWVPPKGFAHGRGRLATLADDAGVLQAPKCFDAAGRFVDDLSRATRIGTVYGVDWVDVPDRDGRTVAVREQFAEGEVTRARKLEGMWWADGGAYIVSSFARGESPGTPHDGQVWFYDPKRRTLTLQVLLGVNPAPDEDGAFDGPDNITVSPYGGLVIAEDGEGVSHLFGATERGRTYPIARNDLNDSEFTGVVFSPDGDTLFANIQTPGIMVAITGPWRRQPRR from the coding sequence ATGCCGCTCAACCGCAGAGAATTCGCCAAGAGGTCCGCCGCGTCCGGCGCGGGTCTGGCCCTCACCGGCGCCGTCGGCGCGCTCGCCACCGCTCCGGAGGCGCTCGCCGCCGCCGACGACCGCCACGGCCACGGCCATGGCCACCGCCTCGGCTACGGCGAGCTCGTCGAGGACCCCCTGGGTGTCCTCGCCCTGCCCGCCGGATTCACGTACCGGGTCATCACCCGCAGCGGGGTCACCAAGCTGGAATCCGGTGAGTTCACCCCGTCCAACCACGACGGCACCGCGACGTTCGAAGGCCGCCGGGGTGTCACCCTGCTCGTGAACAACCACGAGCTGAAGGGACCCCGCTCGAAGTGGGCGTACCCCGTCCCGCTCACCGAGGGCCTGGTCTACGACCCCGCCGCGGCCGGTGGGTGCACGGTCGTCGAGGTCCACCGCGACGGCAGCGTCGCCGAGTGGGTCGGCATCGCCGGCACCTCCACCAACTGCGCCGGCGGACGGACCCCCTGGGGTACCTGGCTCACCTGCGAGGAGAACTCCGACCGGGCCGGCGAGAACGGCATGACCAAGGACCACGGCTACGTCTTCGAGGTCGACCCGCACGACCGCCGCGCCAACCGCGACCCGCGGCCGGTCAAGGCATTCGGCCGCTACGACCACGAGGCCGTCGTGATCGACCCGCGGACCGGCCACGCGTATCTCACCGAGGACGACTCGAAGCCCAACGGTCTCCTCTTCCGCTGGGTCCCGCCGAAGGGCTTCGCGCACGGCCGCGGCCGGCTGGCCACCCTCGCCGACGACGCCGGCGTGCTCCAGGCCCCGAAGTGCTTCGACGCCGCCGGACGGTTCGTGGACGATCTCTCCCGCGCCACCCGGATCGGCACGGTCTACGGCGTCGACTGGGTCGACGTCCCCGACCGTGACGGCCGTACCGTCGCCGTGCGTGAGCAGTTCGCCGAGGGCGAGGTCACCCGGGCCCGCAAGCTGGAAGGCATGTGGTGGGCCGACGGCGGCGCGTACATCGTCTCCTCGTTCGCCCGTGGCGAGAGCCCCGGCACCCCGCACGACGGCCAGGTCTGGTTCTACGACCCCAAGCGCCGCACCCTCACCCTCCAGGTGCTGCTGGGCGTGAACCCCGCCCCGGACGAGGACGGCGCCTTCGACGGCCCCGACAACATCACCGTCTCCCCGTACGGCGGCCTGGTCATCGCCGAGGACGGCGAAGGCGTCTCGCACCTGTTCGGCGCGACCGAGCGGGGCCGTACCTACCCGATCGCCCGCAACGACCTGAACGACAGCGAGTTCACCGGTGTCGTCTTCTCGCCCGACGGCGACACGCTCTTCGCCAACATCCAGACGCCGGGCATCATGGTGGCCATCACCGGCCCCTGGCGTCGCCAGCCTCGCCGCTGA
- a CDS encoding helix-turn-helix domain-containing protein, with the protein MTGVERQRLKKMAYGHKSEYRMRLRAQVVPHAARGRSNATIARETGLHLDTVRTWRGRFAGQRLAGLADRTRPGRPRAFTALQTAQVKALACRPYAVTRRGRPRWRGMNNTARRMFATLAITGAALGMTGVAHADDAPPATPGSGILGLGDTGGQNWDASTNQNVFAAGDSLMSGMDNAFAPGSPIGGISGVGASHVR; encoded by the coding sequence TTGACCGGCGTCGAGCGCCAACGGCTGAAGAAGATGGCCTACGGCCACAAGAGCGAGTACCGGATGCGGCTGCGCGCGCAGGTCGTGCCGCACGCGGCGCGCGGACGCTCCAACGCAACGATCGCCCGGGAGACGGGCCTGCACCTGGACACCGTGCGCACCTGGCGGGGCCGATTCGCCGGCCAGCGCCTTGCGGGACTGGCCGACCGCACACGCCCAGGCCGCCCGCGCGCGTTCACCGCACTGCAGACCGCCCAGGTCAAGGCCCTGGCCTGCCGGCCGTACGCCGTGACCCGCCGAGGCCGTCCTCGTTGGCGCGGTATGAACAACACCGCTCGGCGCATGTTCGCCACACTCGCTATCACCGGGGCCGCACTCGGCATGACTGGAGTCGCACATGCCGACGACGCACCACCCGCGACCCCAGGAAGCGGCATCCTGGGGCTCGGCGACACCGGGGGACAGAACTGGGACGCGTCCACGAATCAGAACGTGTTCGCTGCCGGGGACTCGCTCATGAGCGGAATGGACAATGCCTTCGCCCCTGGTTCGCCTATCGGCGGAATCAGTGGCGTGGGCGCGTCTCACGTGCGGTAG
- a CDS encoding SDR family NAD(P)-dependent oxidoreductase, with product MNLPPTGRRVLVSGASRGLGRAVARAFAANGDRVAVHFGSRADEALATLDSLDGGGHALTGGDLADPAGAAAVVDAAAEALGGIDVLVNNAAVNIRHPLPETPYEEWVAVWQRHVAVNLLATANLSHLVARRMIDRDEGGRIVNIGSRGAFRGEPDHPAYGATKAAVHALGQSLAVSLAPYGIGVASVAPGFFATERVADRLTGPEGPGILAQSPFGRVGTPEEIAAAVLWLASPEAEWSSGTVLDLNGASHLRT from the coding sequence ATGAACCTGCCCCCCACCGGCCGACGCGTTCTCGTCAGCGGAGCCTCCCGGGGACTCGGCCGCGCCGTGGCCCGTGCCTTCGCGGCGAACGGGGACCGCGTCGCCGTCCACTTCGGTTCCCGCGCCGACGAGGCCCTCGCGACGCTCGACTCCCTCGACGGCGGCGGCCATGCCCTGACCGGCGGCGATCTCGCCGACCCCGCGGGCGCCGCGGCGGTGGTGGACGCCGCCGCCGAGGCGCTCGGCGGGATCGACGTGCTGGTGAACAACGCCGCCGTGAACATCCGTCATCCGCTGCCGGAGACACCGTACGAGGAGTGGGTGGCCGTCTGGCAGCGGCACGTCGCCGTGAATCTGCTGGCCACGGCGAATCTCAGCCATCTCGTGGCCCGGCGCATGATCGACCGGGACGAGGGCGGACGGATCGTCAACATCGGCTCGCGCGGCGCCTTCCGGGGGGAACCGGACCACCCGGCCTACGGCGCGACGAAGGCCGCGGTCCACGCGCTGGGGCAGTCCCTCGCGGTGTCGCTGGCGCCGTACGGCATCGGTGTCGCCTCGGTGGCACCCGGATTCTTCGCCACCGAACGGGTCGCCGACCGTCTCACGGGGCCCGAAGGTCCCGGAATCCTGGCACAGAGCCCCTTCGGCCGGGTCGGCACGCCGGAGGAGATCGCCGCCGCGGTCCTCTGGCTCGCCTCCCCCGAGGCCGAGTGGTCCTCGGGCACGGTCCTGGACCTGAACGGCGCCTCGCACCTGCGGACCTGA